One Brevibacillus choshinensis genomic window carries:
- a CDS encoding DoxX family protein yields the protein MSTRFEWSALVLRVIAGLTFLIHGIDKFQMGLGNVAGFFGTMGLPAFIAYFVSFLELIGGIALILGLGTRLFSAVMVIIMVGAIFTAKLSIGFLSGQAGAGYELDLALLAMTLSLAISGSSKLSLDGALFGQKKNA from the coding sequence ATGTCTACACGTTTTGAATGGAGCGCACTTGTTTTGCGTGTGATTGCTGGTCTTACATTCCTCATCCACGGAATTGACAAGTTCCAAATGGGCTTGGGGAATGTAGCCGGATTCTTTGGCACCATGGGGCTTCCTGCCTTTATCGCATACTTTGTCTCTTTCCTTGAACTCATCGGTGGCATTGCCTTGATTTTGGGATTGGGTACACGGCTGTTTTCAGCGGTTATGGTCATCATCATGGTAGGTGCTATTTTTACAGCGAAACTGTCCATTGGATTCTTGAGCGGTCAAGCAGGCGCCGGATACGAGCTGGATTTGGCTCTGCTGGCTATGACGCTTTCTCTGGCGATCAGCGGCAGCTCCAAATTGAGTTTGGACGGTGCACTCTTTGGCCAAAAGAAAAACGCGTAA
- a CDS encoding winged helix-turn-helix transcriptional regulator, giving the protein MKQSSLCPRFEKGMQLLGKRWTGLILYQLLAGPQRFCALEGALPVSGRLLSERLKDLEKEGLVHRQVFTDSAPVRVEYSLTEMGLALEPVLKGIENWAQTWIELDADEPIGCCEEKSCDE; this is encoded by the coding sequence ATGAAACAGTCCTCTCTCTGTCCGCGGTTTGAAAAAGGCATGCAGCTATTGGGGAAACGCTGGACAGGGCTCATCTTATATCAGTTGCTTGCGGGACCACAGCGTTTTTGTGCACTGGAAGGTGCCCTGCCTGTGAGCGGAAGGCTGCTTTCTGAGCGATTGAAAGATCTGGAGAAGGAAGGCCTTGTGCACCGGCAAGTATTTACGGATTCTGCTCCGGTTCGCGTAGAGTATTCCCTGACGGAAATGGGGCTCGCTCTGGAACCCGTACTGAAGGGCATTGAAAATTGGGCGCAGACATGGATCGAATTGGATGCGGATGAACCGATAGGCTGTTGCGAAGAAAAAAGCTGTGATGAATAA